In one window of Paraflavitalea soli DNA:
- the aspA gene encoding aspartate ammonia-lyase, with the protein MSTFRTEHDFLGEKQLPNDCYYGVQTLRAKENFDITGIPISNEPLFIKAFGYVKKAAALANKELGVLDAKKADAIVFACDKLIKGEFVDQFISDMIQGGAGTSTNMNANEVIANVGLEHLGYKKGDYDHLHPNNHVNLSQSTNDAYPTAFRIALYLKIDEFADALEQLQKAFYKKGKEFSNVLKMGRTQLQDAVPMTLGQEFNAFATTLGEDVLRIREAEKLITEVNMGATAIGTGVNAPAGYAELCVKHLAKISKIPVVLAADLIEATYDTGAFVQLSGTLKRSAIKLSKICNDLRLLSSGPRCGLGEINLPPMQPGSSIMPGKVNPVIPEVVNQTCFYVIGADLTVTMAAEAGQLQLNVMEPVIGFALFTSLEYITKACNTLREKCVAGITANAAYTKQQVMQSIGIVTQLNPIIGYEESAAIAKEALKTGKSVHDIAVKEKKLITQAKWDEIYSIENLIHPKFITQ; encoded by the coding sequence ATGTCTACATTCCGCACAGAACATGATTTCCTCGGAGAAAAGCAATTACCCAATGATTGTTATTATGGCGTACAAACCTTGCGGGCCAAAGAGAATTTCGACATTACAGGCATTCCCATCAGCAATGAGCCATTATTCATCAAAGCCTTTGGCTATGTGAAAAAAGCAGCGGCCCTGGCCAATAAAGAGCTGGGCGTGCTGGATGCTAAAAAAGCGGATGCAATTGTATTTGCCTGCGACAAACTGATCAAGGGAGAATTTGTTGACCAGTTCATCAGCGATATGATCCAGGGAGGCGCCGGCACTTCCACCAACATGAATGCCAATGAGGTAATTGCCAACGTAGGCCTCGAACACCTGGGTTATAAAAAAGGAGATTATGATCACCTCCATCCCAACAACCATGTCAACCTTTCCCAAAGTACCAACGATGCCTATCCCACCGCTTTCCGCATTGCCCTCTACCTGAAGATCGACGAATTTGCCGATGCCCTGGAGCAACTGCAAAAGGCCTTTTATAAAAAAGGAAAAGAATTTTCCAACGTGCTCAAGATGGGACGCACCCAGCTACAGGATGCCGTACCCATGACCCTCGGGCAGGAATTCAATGCCTTTGCTACCACCCTGGGAGAAGATGTACTTCGAATACGCGAAGCCGAAAAGCTGATCACCGAAGTGAATATGGGCGCTACCGCCATCGGCACCGGCGTGAATGCCCCTGCGGGATATGCGGAGCTTTGTGTAAAACACCTGGCAAAGATCAGCAAGATACCGGTAGTGCTGGCCGCCGACCTCATCGAAGCCACGTACGATACTGGCGCTTTTGTACAATTGAGCGGTACCCTCAAAAGGAGTGCTATCAAACTGAGTAAGATCTGTAATGACCTCCGGCTGCTGAGCAGCGGCCCGCGTTGCGGCCTCGGCGAGATCAACCTGCCCCCCATGCAGCCAGGCTCTTCCATCATGCCGGGCAAAGTAAACCCCGTTATTCCGGAAGTCGTGAACCAAACCTGCTTCTATGTGATCGGCGCCGATCTCACCGTAACCATGGCGGCCGAAGCCGGACAATTGCAATTGAACGTGATGGAGCCCGTGATCGGCTTTGCCTTGTTTACCTCCCTCGAATACATCACCAAGGCCTGTAACACCCTCCGGGAAAAATGTGTGGCCGGCATCACCGCCAATGCAGCGTATACCAAACAACAGGTGATGCAAAGCATCGGTATTGTAACACAACTAAACCCCATCATCGGTTATGAGGAATCGGCGGCCATTGCCAAAGAAGCTTTGAAAACAGGCAAGTCGGTACACGATATTGCTGTGAAAGAAAAGAAGCTGATCACACAGGCCAAATGGGATGAGATCTATTCAATTGAAAACCTCATTCATCCCAAATTCATTACCCAATGA